A stretch of the Neodiprion lecontei isolate iyNeoLeco1 chromosome 4, iyNeoLeco1.1, whole genome shotgun sequence genome encodes the following:
- the LOC107224943 gene encoding succinate dehydrogenase [ubiquinone] cytochrome b small subunit, mitochondrial isoform X1, with the protein MGYVGSRHCGSLISGVHVSVEAGTIETTGKLGNYGQLPLVRNCAVSQGIIHPQFASFIAQKYTTAPKLTATSLMLNSVPQLNLVRSIATSQRHCAPITGDHVRLWQAERVTSAILIGLLPACILLENPFVDVTLSVFMVMHSHWGLEAIVIDYARPIVVGNIVPKIAHFALNLFSAATLAGLLLLIYNGPGLGKTVKNLWTVGKSEAAK; encoded by the exons ATGGGTTACGTCGGATCGAGGCACTGTGGTTCACTTATATCAGGAGTACACGTTAGCGTTGAAGCTGGCACGATCGAAACTACGG GCAAGCTTGGTAACTATGGACAACTTCCACTGGTCAGAAACTGCGCCGTATCTCAGGGCATTATTCATCCACAATTTGCAAGCTTCATTGCCCAAAAATACACAACTGCACCAAAACTAACGGCCACAAGCCTCATGCTAAACTCTGTACCACAG CTGAACCTGGTGCGATCAATAGCCACGAGTCAACGTCATTGTGCTCCAATAACTGGTGATCACGTGCGTCTATGGCAAGCCGAGCGAGTTACTTCTGCTATCCTAATAGGACTTCTGCCTGCTTGCATCTTGCTTGAGAATCCATTTGTCGACGTAACGTTATCTGTCTTCATGGTCATGCACAGTCACTG GGGTTTGGAAGCAATAGTAATCGACTATGCTCGACCGATAGTTGTGGGTAATATCGTCCCAAAAATAGCTCATTTTGCACTGAATCTTTTTTCTGCCGCTACACTAGCTGGTCTGCTTTTGCTAATTTATAATGGTCCGGGTTTGGGGAAAACTGTGAAGAATCTGTGGACTGTTGGCAAAAGTGAAGCTGCAAaatag
- the LOC107224943 gene encoding succinate dehydrogenase [ubiquinone] cytochrome b small subunit, mitochondrial isoform X2, with protein sequence MARCHLSRQLSLLTGKLGNYGQLPLVRNCAVSQGIIHPQFASFIAQKYTTAPKLTATSLMLNSVPQLNLVRSIATSQRHCAPITGDHVRLWQAERVTSAILIGLLPACILLENPFVDVTLSVFMVMHSHWGLEAIVIDYARPIVVGNIVPKIAHFALNLFSAATLAGLLLLIYNGPGLGKTVKNLWTVGKSEAAK encoded by the exons ATGGCCAGATGTCATCTCTCACGACAGCTCAGCCTACTGACTG GCAAGCTTGGTAACTATGGACAACTTCCACTGGTCAGAAACTGCGCCGTATCTCAGGGCATTATTCATCCACAATTTGCAAGCTTCATTGCCCAAAAATACACAACTGCACCAAAACTAACGGCCACAAGCCTCATGCTAAACTCTGTACCACAG CTGAACCTGGTGCGATCAATAGCCACGAGTCAACGTCATTGTGCTCCAATAACTGGTGATCACGTGCGTCTATGGCAAGCCGAGCGAGTTACTTCTGCTATCCTAATAGGACTTCTGCCTGCTTGCATCTTGCTTGAGAATCCATTTGTCGACGTAACGTTATCTGTCTTCATGGTCATGCACAGTCACTG GGGTTTGGAAGCAATAGTAATCGACTATGCTCGACCGATAGTTGTGGGTAATATCGTCCCAAAAATAGCTCATTTTGCACTGAATCTTTTTTCTGCCGCTACACTAGCTGGTCTGCTTTTGCTAATTTATAATGGTCCGGGTTTGGGGAAAACTGTGAAGAATCTGTGGACTGTTGGCAAAAGTGAAGCTGCAAaatag
- the LOC107224937 gene encoding myophilin: MPPRNKEQEAEILAWIEAVIGEKLPPGNYEDILKDGVILCNLINKLAPGSVKKIQTKGTNFQLMENVQRFQAAIKAYGVPQEEIFQTADLFERRNIAQVTLCLYALGRITQKHPEYNGPRLGPKMAEKNEREFTEAQLRASEGQVNLQMGYNKGASQSGHGGFGNTRHM, from the exons CCCCGCAACAAGGAACAGGAAGCCGAGATTCTAGCGTGGATCGAAGCTGTGATCGGAGAAAAACTTCCGCCGGGAAATTACGAGGACATCCTTAAGGACGGCGTTATTCTTTGCAATTTAATAAACAAACTCGCTCCTGGTTCGGTGAAGAAAATTCAGACCAAGGGAACAAACTTCCAGCTTATGGAGAACGTCCAGAG GTTCCAAGCCGCAATCAAAGCCTACGGCGTACCGCAGGAGGAAATTTTCCAAACCGCCGATTTATTCGAGAGGCGTAACATCGCTCAGGTTACGTTGTGCCTTTACGCTCTCGGCAGAATC ACGCAAAAGCATCCCGAATACAATGGCCCAAGACTTGGACCAAAAATGGCAGAGAAGAACGAGAGAGAATTTACGGAAGCTCAGCTTCGCGCCAGCGAAGGACAAGTCAATTTACAGATGGGTTACAACAAGGGAGCGAGTCAGAGCGGACACGGCGGTTTCGGCAACACCAGGCACATGTAA